The following nucleotide sequence is from Chiroxiphia lanceolata isolate bChiLan1 chromosome 29, bChiLan1.pri, whole genome shotgun sequence.
ATAACTctaagggagagtaagggaaagaaaaactgagagtGGACAGATGTCCAGAGTCACTGCCCATGGGGTCCAGCGATGGAACTTGGGAGTTGCAGCTTCCACGTCTGTCAGTTGAAGGgtggccttgatctgctgggggtgaaggagggaagcccccacactccaagaagttatgagttattatatccatggttGGTGTCCCGGGCCATGCCTCGAGCCTCCAACCTCTCCCTGGGCCTGAGCAGAGTTTTTGTGTCTGGCTCCCTCCTTTCGAGATTGGCAGAGGGGGGCGGGATGGGCTTTGATGGGCCATCAGAGGTATAATGCAAAGGTCAAAAGCCTGAAACTCGGCTCTTCGGGCCCTTTCAGGGCTTgacaccttcagcactggagggagggatgggcctAACTGCCCATCAGAGGTATAAAGCAAAAGTCCTGCAGAAGCCTGCAAAAGTCCCTTGGTaatcctagaatgcataaatcatgaaccatttcagtctctgacagagTGTCTGCAGTGCCCCCCAGGTGTCCTGTCCTTGGGGGCACAGGagtgggcacagcagggcagggctggcctGGCCAGGGCTGAGTGGAGGGCAGGGATCCCTGTGTGCAGCTGCCCCACAGACACCTCTGCCCACCACTGCAaccccccagtgccacctggGCATCCCAGCAACAGCTTTGCCCTCCCACCCTTGGCACTGCCCCACACCCAGGGTCTTCCCAACTAGGGAAAAATGGGGATGGAGACAAGACTTGACTGCAGGAAAAGTTTATTGAGCAGAGAGGGTCAGGAGAGAGTGTGAGAGAGATGGTGGGCAAGAGCCAGGCAGGCTGGTGGTGCCGGGCTGGAGGAGGCCAAGGGCTGTTGTGCAGCTGGTGGGTTGTGGAGCGTGGTGAGCGCTGTCAGTGGGGTGTGGGCTGGGTCTAGCAGGGCCCGCAGGTGTCCCAGATTTTCCTGGAGTAGCGGGGCAGGAGCCAAGGGCTGCAGGCGGGAGCAGCGCAGGCTGTGGGAAAGGTGCAGAGGCCCCCCGAGGCCTGGGTGGCCCCTTGGCCGTAgaggccccccagccccagggagcccccAAAGGCGGGGGCTCCGGCGGAGCCCACCACGGCttgctgggggaaggagctgaggatggggcCGGGGAAGGTGACCACCACGGGGGGCGGCTGGATGAAGGCCGTGGAGTCGGGGCACTGGCGGGCGCACAGCTCGTTGCAGCTCTCGGCGAtgggctggggcacagccacGCTGGGCTTGGGCACAGCCACGCTGGCTTTAGGGGGGCACAGCTCGTAGCAGGACATCTTGGCCCGAGGGAGGTGAGGCTGAAAcacagaataacaaaaaaaaaggtgttataAACAAGCAGGAGACccccaggctgagcagtgcCCTATTCCCAGGCCtggcctgcagctgcagggaccaGATGTGTACTGACTCTCCCACAATGGCCACCTCTTGCCCTTTGCCCTGACAGCCCCCTGAGTGCCCTGATCCCCACACCAGAGCCCACCCAATCCCTGCCCAAggccctgtgcccagcctggctgtgcctgtggcagCCAAGGGGCCCTTGGTGCCTGGTGCCAGTGCAGCTGATCCCTGCcagtccctgccaggctgctcccagcacagccgctgccctggcagctgtgGTGGCCAGGGAGGGCCGTGGGCAGGGCCTGCCCCAGGAGGCCCAGAGCCCGGGCACCCACCTGCCCTTGTGCTGAGCAGAGCGAGGCCGCAGCAGTGGATGCAGCCCTGGCCCAGGGCAGCGCTTTTATGGGGGGCCGGGCAGGCGGGGCGGGAGCTGCCCATGCTGGGGGCACGTGGCGCTGGGggcccagcccctgcctcctccctgcctgccacGGGGCTCTTTTGCTGACTGGCTCTCCTGGACAGCCCCAACCCGCTCTCTCAGCCCCTGCAATTACCCCCTCGCACGCTGCCAGCTGCCACCTCAGCCCTCCAATCAGCCCCGCTGGCTCCTCATTTCCTTTCATTCCCCTCAGCACTTCCATCACCTCCCTGCCTCACAGGACACTCCTGCTGACAAAGGCTGACTGTAGGTGCCAGGGCTCTGCCCAAGGCCTTGATCTCGGGGCGCCCACATTCCTTgtctgcagagccccagggcaCAGCGGGGTCCTGGTGCTGACCTTGGCAAAGCCTCCCACACCCCAGTGCCCTCCTGAGGTGCCCTGGGTGTCCATCATCTGCACAGGGGGGATGTTCTCCAATGCCATGTCCAAGGCAGCTCAGAcccccagtgcagcccctgtTGGGCTGATCCCTGCCAaccctgctcccttcccaccccagcccttCCCAACTGTTCCTGGAGCCCCATTGCAGGGGCAGATCCCACAATGACAGAATGTGCCCAGTGGGAtgggacccacgaggatcattgagtccaactcctggccctgcacaggcccatccaGAGAGTCACAGCATGTGCCCAAGGATAGACTGCAAAGAGCTGTTGAACTGTGtgaggcttggtgctgtgagcactgccctgctgccaaGTGCCCAGGAGGCAGGAAGGGGCAgcaggctggggcagcaggatgTGCTGGGGTGGCAGCCGGGGGGATGCTGActcagggaggggcaggagcgGCCCAGCCCTGGTGTCATCAGCAGCAGGGAGTGTCCCCTGTGCACATTGGCCCGGCCGGGGCTGAGCCGTGGTGGGGCTGCTATAAAAGGCCTGGCCAGGCCAGGCTGTGCCAAGCTGCTCTGGCCACCTTGTCCTCGGGGAAAAGGGTAAGTGTGGCAGCGCTtgtgctgctggctcctgctgcagccccggcCCCCGGGCCTGGGCCGctgccctctgcagctctgctgccctcacTGCTGCCCTCTTGCAGAGCTCCAGCGCATCCCTGGCCGAGATGTCCTGCTACGAGCTGTGCCCCCCCCAAGCCAGCGTGGCTGTGCCCAAGCCCAGCgtggctgtgccccagcccaTCGCCGAGAGCTGCAACGAGCTGTGCGCCCGCCAGTGCCCCGACTCCACGGCCTTCATCCAGCCGCCCCCCGTGGTGGTCACCTTCCCCGgccccatcctcagctccttcccccagcaaGCCGTGGTGGGCTCCGCCGGAGCCCCCGCCTTTgggggctccctggggctggggggcctcTACGGCCAAGGGGCCACCCAGGCCTCGGGGGGCCTCTGCACCTTTCCCACAGCCTGCGCTGCTCCCGCCTGCAGCCCTTGGCTCCTGCCCCGCTACTCCAGGAAAATCTGGGACACCTGCGGGCCCTGCTAGACCCAGCCCACACCCCACTGACAGCGCTCACCACGCTCCACAACCCACCAGCTGCACAACAGCCCTTGGCCTCCTCCAGCCCGGCACCACCAGCCTGCCTGGCTCTTGCCCATCATCTCTCTCACACTCTCTCCTGACCCTCTCTGCTCAATAAACTTTTCCTGCAGTCAAGTCTTGTCTCCATCCCTATCTTTTCCTTTGTTGGGAAGACCCTGGGTGTGGGGCAGTGCCAAGGGTGGGAGGGCAAAGCTGTTGCTGGGATGCccaggtggcactggggggtTGCAGTGGTGGGTAGAGGTGTCTGTGGGGCAGCTGCACACAGGGATCCCTGCCCTCCACTCAGCCCTGGCCaggccagccctgccctgctgtgcccactgctgtGCCCTTCAAGGACAGAACACCTGGGGGGCACTGCAGACACTCTCCCAAGGGCCACACACACTTGCTGAAGGGACAGGCACCAtttgtgctgctggcacagccccagagTGCCTGGAATGTTGCCCCCAGTGCAGAGGAGGCTGCGGGggattccagcagcagcagccaggagagaagggaagggctgAGGAAGATGGAAGcaggctctgggcagagggctcagggccaggagcagaggcaatgggcagcagctgaaatgcagcCCCAAAGGCCTTGGTCAGAGGCAGGggagccagccctggcacaggctgccctggcacaggctgcaggcTCTGTCCTTGGAGAGCTGGCAAAGCCCTGTGGCCACGGGGCTGGGCACTGGGCTCTGGGTGACCCTGCTggaggggacagcaggaggCCAAGGTGGCCTGGAAAGGCTGTGGGAACAAGGATCCAGGGGGGATTTGTGTCACTGTGTGTTTgtagcagagctgaggggcagcAAATGTGTTGTGTGTGCAGGGGTGAGGGGTCACCAAAGGGGAATTGGAACTGGAAGAACAAGGAGAAGGTGAAATAAAAGAGACAGAAGGGGACAGTGCAGGTTCATGGGGAGGAGAAAATTCTGGcaaagggaaactgaaaagaTGAGAATGAGAGCAATGAGATGGAGTAGAAGTGGAAGcaataagtgaaaaaaaaaaagtgataaagacaaggagaaggaggaggaggaggaggagggggagaaggaggaggtgatGATGACatgtagtggtttggaccttgttttcccccagaggctaagaaaatgGAACATCCAGGATAGGGAATATTGAAAGGGAAGactctcctctgctttcagttccAAGAACTTTAGCAGAGCCATGGAAACATAAAGGGTTTGGAGCCCTGGCAACCCTTGTCCCTGGCTGGCTCCCAGCTTTGGGGACAACCCCTCTCTATCCCGGGGAGGCTGGAGGTTTGAAAAAGCCCCCTGGgctctggatccctttccccccatggtgtggggcggcccagttctagttccatttccatctgaggaaccatttccaCAGCTTAAGGTGGATGGGGGGGGACTCCCGCGCCAGGGGTTTCTTCgggtcctgagcctggaggggagaggtgctctcccctcctgccacccaagtggtcccatggcaggcacagagacagcacagcggcgtggagaggaggcaagagagagtttattgttggggatgtcACATTTATAGGGTTCGGAGGATTCCCAGGGGAACCAATGACAGGTGGCAGGAAGGGttaacaaccaataggaaggggttaaagGGGCCAATGAGAACAGCTCAGGAGATCTgcccaggacattcctgcaggGGAGAACATTGTCCGGGGGGGGggcttgggaagaagaaagcaggagccagcaaagagactacaaaaagccattttgaagcATGTTTAAAGCACAGCTACTGCCCCACTGGGCTCCATGtcctgcagccagaggagctgcCTGGCTTCAGGCAGAATCCTGGGAGTTGAGCTGCAGGAGTGTGTGTGCTGAGAGCTGCCAGGGCTGATGGGGCTGTGCAAAGGCAGCTCAGCCTGGCTCTGATGGGGCTGAGACACTGCCCTGGCCAGTGGGGTCAGGGACACGGGCAGGGCGAGGAAACTCTGCCCCCCATTCTGAGCAACAGCAGGAAACCAGAGAGGCAGATGTTGGATGCAAGATTCTTTTATTGAAAGGGCAGCAAAGAACACACTGGACAAAGACACAtgaggcagaggcaggcaggttatgtgcccaggctggcagagaGCTGATCCTTCAGGCTTGTGCCAGGCAGGGGCTCTTGCAGAGAGAAGCAAGTGCCCTGTGGGACCATGGGGGAGTCGGGAATGTGGGCACgggcaggagggggagaggagtcatggggagagggacaggagaggaggaaagaggggaggagagaggctgagagCCCCAAAGGGCTGTAGGGCTGCTGGGTGAGGCTTTAGCAGATTTTCCTGGAGTAGCGGGGCAGGAGCCAAGGGCTGCAGGCGGGAGCAGCGCAGGCTGTGGGAAAGGTGCAGAGGCCCCCC
It contains:
- the LOC116799679 gene encoding scale keratin-like isoform X2, with translation MLTQGGAGAAQPWCHQQQGVSPVHIGPAGAEPWWGCYKRPGQARLCQAALATLSSGKRSSSASLAEMSCYELCPPQASVAVPKPSVAVPQPIAESCNELCARQCPDSTAFIQPPPVVVTFPGPILSSFPQQAVVGSAGAPAFGGSLGLGGLYGQGATQASGGLCTFPTACAAPACSPWLLPRYSRKIWDTCGPC